Proteins co-encoded in one Montipora capricornis isolate CH-2021 chromosome 12, ASM3666992v2, whole genome shotgun sequence genomic window:
- the LOC138025546 gene encoding uncharacterized protein, which produces MDNRSKSRYARYWVKVYHGRRIPYYSNAVATTQVLFLRVSDDVETNPGPAMNDKSTKPQCCSCSKTLKKNQNGVRCLGCSSTFHIKCSAMSRKELINYRRHGSLWYCFFCCMPQFRDSFFKHSFGCLDLSAEDCFDMKDSIEWYSENINSYYKSNIKFGHLNINSVHNKMDEVRDMLIRNMFDILFKAETKIDSTYSNDLFGQSGYRLIRQDRKKGGGGLMAFVREDLKAYRQRKLEPDQVESICLDVIDSRKSRFIICACYRSEKMCKPTDFLLSLTSAIELMYRCRQEVVLIDYINQDEGRKRNAALQEFCDKFCLQNQITEPTRVTDKTKTLIDVILASHPERFATCGNLHLGVSDHDLVFAVRKNKLAKPKAREIEYRSMRQFNNDDFLQDLRNIPWDTAYIYDNVDDLWDHWVTLFNEILDNHAPIKKKRIRGDQLPWITPEIQREISRRNRLFKLHARNPTEASWNDYRKQRNRVTSLKRRMSVLPALSKIYEKVVADQVYHAFAPSLSPNLSGYLTGHSCCTALLKTVEDWRLSLDNREAVATLAIDLSKAFDSVCHGLLLAKLRAYGFTDQALELMSNYLKDRRQRVKLDGIYSDWKPLKVGVPQGSLLGPLLFNIYIDDLNLQVTNSSLRLYADDTTEYASDASPPVLEFIINSDLYILSTWLRQNYQINASKTQAMAIGPVSYRYNFSVDNNEVDVNDTLKILGVTLDRRNQSIDTCSDPDRQSDNSGQTGSTLLDGGQVGPSGHKTEEQNHPKTRQRYHQEHLQPSYAGDQHQHLGIST; this is translated from the exons ATGGATAATAGATCAAAGTCACGTTATGCACGATATTGGGTGAAAGTTTATCATGGCCGGAGAATACCTTATTACAGCAACGCTGTCGCCACAACACAGGTATtatttcttcgagtttctgaCGATGTGGAAACGAATCCAGGACCTGCCATGAATGACAAGTCTACGAAACCTCAGTGTTGTAGTTGCTCGAAGACTCTCaagaaaaaccaaaatggcGTCCGATGTTTGGGTTGTTCCTCCACCTTTCACATCAAGTGTTCGGCAATGAGTCGCAAAGAGCTGATCAATTATCGCAGGCATGGATCTCTTTGGTATTGTTTCTTTTGCTGCATGCCCCAGTTTAGGGATAGTTTCTTCAAGCATTCATTTGGTTGTTTAGACTTAAGCGCAGAAGATTGCTTTGACATGAAAGACTCTATTGAATGGTATTCGGAGAACATTAACAGTTATTACAAGTCCAACATTAAATTTGGCCATCTAAATATAAACTCAGTTCATAACAAGATGGATGAAGTACGGGACATGCTTATTCGGAACATGTTTGACATTCTGTTTAAAGCTGAAACGAAAATTGATTCTACTTATTCTAACGACTTATTTGGGCAATCGGGATACCGCTTAATACGCCAAGATCGCAAGAAAGGTGGCGGTGGTCTAATGGCTTTTGTACGCGAGGACTTAAAAGCGTATCGTCAACGAAAGTTAGAGCCAGATCAAGTTGAATCAATTTGTCTGGATGTTATTGACTCACGAAAGTCACGTTTTATTATTTGTGCATGCTATAGATCAGAAAAGATGTGCAAGCCAACAGATTTCTTACTTTCGCTCACTTCTGCCATAGAACTTATGTACAGGTGCCGACAAGAAGTAGTTTTAATTGACTACATAAACCAAGATGAGGGGAGGAAAAGAAATGCAGCGCTTCAGGAGTTCTGTGATAAGTTTTGCTTGCAGAATCAAATCACTGAACCAACAAGGGTTACCGATAAAACAAAAACGCTCATTGATGTGATTCTGGCTAGCCATCCTGAACGTTTTGCCACCTGCGGTAATTTGCATCTGGGAGTAAGCGACCATGATTTGGTGTTTGCGGTtcgaaaaaacaaacttgcaaaGCCAAAAGCACGTGAAATTGAATACCGGAGTATGCGACAATTTAACAATGACGATTTCTTACAGGATTTAAGAAACATCCCTTGGGATACTGCCTATATATATGATAATGTGGACGACTTGTGGGATCACTGGGTGACACTTTTCAATGAGATTCTCGATAATCATGCGCCAATTAAAAAGAAACGGATTCGAGGTGATCAATTACCGTGGATTACGCCAGAGATACAGCGTGAAATCTCGCGGCGCAATCGCTTATTTAAACTTCACGCTCGAAATCCCACTGAGGCCTCATGGAACGAttatagaaaacaaagaaacagggTCACTTCACTTAAAAGAAGAA TGTCCGTACTCCCTGCACTGTCTAAAATTTACGAGAAGGTGGTTGCAGATCAAGTGTACCATGCATTTGCTCCAAGTCTCTCGCCCAACCTCTCTGGTTATCTTACGGGACACTCCTGTTGTACTGCATTGTTGAAAACGGTAGAAGATTGGAGGTTGAGCCTTGACAACAGAGAGGCTGTTGCTACGCTTGCAATTGACCTGAGTAAGGCGTTTGATTCTGTATGCCATGGCCTACTGCTTGCAAAACTCAGAGCCTATGGCTTCACAGATCAAGCATTGGAGTTGATGAGCAACTACTTGAAAGATAGGAGACAGAGGGTCAAATTAGATGGCATTTATTCTGACTGGAAACCTCTCAAAGTTGGGGTCCCTCAGGGATCCTTGTTGGGCCCTTTGCTTTTTAACATTTACATTGATGAtttgaaccttcaggttacCAACTCCTCTCTACggttgtatgcagatgacactaccGAATATGCATCGGACGCTTCTCCTCCAGTTTTAGAATTTATTATTAACTCTGATCTATATATACTATCAACATGGCTTCGGCAGAACTATCAGATCAATGCATCTAAGACACAGGCAATGGCTATAGGTCCAGTATCATATCGTTATAACTTCAGTGTGGATAACAATGAAGTGGACGTCAATGATACACTTAAAATCCTTGGTGTTACATTAGATC GGCGAAATCAAAGCATTGACACGTGCAGTGACCCAGACCGGCAGAGTGACAACTCTGGCCAG ACTGGCTCAACACTCTTGGACGGCGGCCAGGTCGGGCCATCTGGGCATAAGACGGAGGAACAGAACCATCCAAAGACACGACAGAGATATCATCAGGAACATCTTCAGCCCAGCTATGCTGGGGATCAACATCAGCACCTCGGGATCAGCACTTGA